Proteins from one Vibrio coralliirubri genomic window:
- a CDS encoding CobW family GTP-binding protein, with amino-acid sequence MTKKVPTNIITGFLGVGKTTAILNLLKNKPENENWAVLVNEFGEIGIDGALMTDQGALIKEVPGGCMCCTAGVPMSVGINALLRQKPDRLLIEPTGLGHPKQVIATLTSDQYTPYVDLKATLGLVDPRNLSNEKYTSNQNFNDQLNSADVILGTKVDLVHSEDIDVFNDWVTDQTPAKVFHKLIHDGEVPLEVLDIERVYGSASSHLEAHHHDHAEQEPQFQLPPGEAFIRKENKGQGYFSCGWLFGAEHKFDFDALFSMLSDLTAERVKAVVNTDQGCYAFNVANQVVSVNEITLDGFESRLEVIDSQLMPWADLEQILLKLCGIK; translated from the coding sequence ATGACTAAAAAAGTTCCTACGAACATCATTACGGGTTTCTTGGGTGTTGGTAAAACGACAGCCATCTTGAACCTGCTAAAAAATAAACCCGAGAATGAAAACTGGGCTGTTCTGGTTAATGAGTTCGGGGAAATCGGTATTGACGGTGCATTGATGACAGATCAAGGCGCTTTGATTAAAGAAGTGCCGGGTGGCTGCATGTGTTGTACTGCGGGCGTGCCTATGTCGGTAGGTATTAATGCCTTACTTCGTCAAAAACCAGACCGTTTATTGATTGAGCCGACAGGGCTTGGTCACCCCAAACAAGTGATTGCGACACTGACTTCCGATCAGTACACACCTTATGTTGATTTAAAAGCGACGCTTGGTTTGGTTGACCCACGAAATCTGTCTAATGAAAAGTACACCTCGAATCAGAATTTTAATGATCAACTAAATAGTGCAGATGTGATTCTTGGTACTAAGGTTGACCTTGTTCATTCTGAAGACATCGATGTGTTTAACGATTGGGTGACGGATCAAACGCCAGCAAAAGTCTTCCATAAGCTAATTCACGATGGTGAAGTGCCATTGGAAGTGTTGGACATTGAAAGAGTATACGGTAGTGCTTCCTCTCATCTTGAAGCACATCATCACGATCATGCTGAACAAGAGCCTCAGTTCCAACTTCCTCCCGGTGAAGCTTTCATCCGTAAAGAGAATAAAGGACAGGGCTATTTCAGTTGTGGTTGGTTGTTTGGCGCAGAGCATAAGTTCGACTTCGATGCGCTATTCTCTATGTTGTCGGATCTAACGGCTGAACGTGTAAAAGCCGTAGTGAACACCGACCAAGGTTGCTACGCATTCAATGTCGCGAATCAAGTCGTGTCTGTCAACGAAATTACACTTGATGGCTTTGAGTCTCGTCTTGAAGTGATCGACTCGCAGCTTATGCCATGGGCCGATCTCGAGCAGATTCTACTCAAGCTGTGTGGCATCAAATAA
- a CDS encoding sensor histidine kinase, with product MSFKSRLVLFTSLWFLLVSVVIAYTYNWQKETIEQRTKQSLHKELAVHMRDDNPLMIGTDYNPKALKSIFHTLMLIGPDFDIYFLDSQGKITTHAAPEGTVLANQIDLAPIQQFLNDEPYPILGEDPINPGARKVFSVAAIEELGSTVGYLYVLIGSNRHTVIANSQVDTPYIALAGLMLISILGFAVGAYLLVKRSLLNPIEAVTNKLQQQAEQDFRLDPNFIHQVPELVPIARSYQLMAKHIQQQFLQLEYQSSHRRQSLLQLSHDLKTPLSSVLGYLETWKIQNPQSDPLIDVAYRNGNKLSEQLHSLLDSAKNDNPVPTYQYASIDFNVLMSECLETIQSQYRHKNVELNVNMPNGIKAVGDNDLLERLILNLLDNALRHSPSGTAVSLDVGFEADSKRLKVVIHNEVEQEAPNGSLGIGTKIAQSILMLHHSVLETTKAENSFQQSFYLPSV from the coding sequence ATGAGTTTCAAATCGCGTTTAGTGTTGTTCACCAGTTTGTGGTTTCTGCTCGTGAGTGTGGTGATTGCCTACACCTATAATTGGCAGAAAGAGACCATAGAGCAGAGAACTAAACAGAGCTTACACAAAGAGCTCGCGGTTCACATGCGCGATGATAATCCTTTGATGATTGGCACCGACTACAACCCTAAAGCGCTCAAATCCATATTCCACACTTTGATGTTAATAGGGCCAGATTTCGATATCTATTTCCTCGACAGTCAGGGAAAAATTACGACTCATGCTGCGCCAGAAGGCACTGTGTTAGCCAACCAGATAGACTTAGCGCCCATTCAACAGTTTTTAAACGACGAGCCTTATCCCATTCTGGGGGAAGATCCGATCAATCCCGGGGCTCGTAAGGTGTTTTCCGTAGCAGCGATTGAAGAGCTAGGTTCGACCGTTGGCTATCTGTACGTTTTGATCGGCAGTAATCGCCACACCGTGATTGCCAATTCGCAGGTCGACACGCCATACATTGCGCTAGCAGGGCTCATGCTTATCTCTATCCTAGGTTTTGCGGTTGGGGCTTATCTGTTGGTCAAACGTAGCCTGTTAAACCCAATAGAAGCCGTAACCAACAAGTTGCAACAGCAAGCAGAGCAAGATTTTCGATTGGATCCGAACTTTATTCATCAAGTACCAGAATTGGTGCCGATTGCACGCTCGTATCAGTTGATGGCGAAGCACATTCAACAGCAATTTTTGCAACTTGAATATCAGTCATCACACCGCAGACAAAGCTTATTACAGCTCAGTCATGATTTAAAAACGCCATTGTCGAGTGTATTGGGGTATCTAGAAACGTGGAAGATTCAAAACCCGCAATCAGACCCATTAATTGACGTTGCTTACCGTAACGGCAACAAGTTGTCTGAACAGCTCCATTCGCTGTTAGATAGCGCCAAGAATGATAATCCGGTACCCACATATCAATACGCTTCAATCGATTTCAATGTGCTAATGAGCGAATGTTTAGAAACGATTCAAAGCCAGTATCGCCATAAGAATGTTGAGTTGAACGTTAATATGCCTAATGGAATCAAGGCTGTGGGTGACAATGATCTGCTTGAGAGGTTGATTTTGAATCTTTTAGATAATGCATTGAGGCATAGCCCAAGTGGCACCGCGGTGTCGTTAGATGTTGGTTTTGAAGCGGATTCCAAACGGCTGAAGGTGGTGATTCATAATGAGGTTGAACAAGAAGCGCCAAACGGCTCGTTAGGTATTGGCACTAAAATCGCGCAGTCGATACTGATGTTACATCACAGCGTGCTAGAAACAACAAAGGCAGAGAACTCCTTCCAGCAAAGCTTTTACTTGCCATCGGTATAG
- a CDS encoding PhoX family protein, producing MSKETFDSTRFNKSKNKPFEEVLDANLSRRNVLKGGLGISAMTAFGAFGLAGHSTAHAATASSSAPQKSTATLAFESVKGSLTDSVVVPKGYTAQVLVPWGTPLNKQGNAWLKDGTNNAQDQANSLGMHHDGMHFFPLNGNSNDGLLVINHEYIDQKALHANGPTYDEGNRPSLDEVRKEINAHGVSVVRVKLEGNQWVMVDNDPLNRRYTGATVMDLSGPVAHSEFTKTKFSQDGSQARGTLNNCGNGYTPWGTYLTCEENWPGYFVNKGETTPAQERIGIATDKTRYGWDTLSGNKQERLDEFARFDVTPTGESAMDDYRNEAHGHGYIVEIDPYTANSRAKKRSALGCFRHEGCTFGKLTEGEPIVFYSGHDSRFEYLYKFVSEEKWDPRDADPSNRLSAGDKYMDKGTLYVAKFNDDGSGTWLPLTLSSKTADGGKLGDSFDSQAALIINTAGAADLVGATPMDRPEWCSVDPMTGTAYLTLTNNNKRKEANSANPRVDNKFGHVIRWDEGKTAGEFDWDIFVFGSPAVEDKSINRSGLTDMNQFASPDGLAFDARGILWIQTDNGADEVTGYTNDQMLAVVPSQLTDDNGNSAVIDANNQAQLKRFFVGPNGCEVTGFTISPDFKSLFVNIQHPANWPSSEDATAQTQGNVRPRASTVVIRREDGGEIAV from the coding sequence ATGAGCAAGGAAACATTTGATAGCACTCGTTTTAACAAGAGCAAAAACAAACCCTTCGAAGAAGTTTTAGATGCGAACCTTTCAAGAAGAAATGTTCTCAAAGGCGGTTTGGGCATCAGTGCAATGACCGCATTTGGTGCTTTTGGTTTAGCAGGCCACAGCACGGCGCACGCGGCGACAGCGTCATCTAGCGCACCGCAAAAAAGCACTGCTACACTTGCATTCGAATCGGTTAAAGGCTCATTGACAGACAGTGTCGTTGTGCCAAAAGGCTATACAGCACAAGTATTGGTTCCTTGGGGTACTCCACTCAACAAGCAAGGCAATGCTTGGTTAAAAGACGGCACCAACAACGCACAAGATCAAGCAAACTCACTGGGTATGCACCACGACGGCATGCACTTCTTCCCGCTTAATGGCAACAGCAACGACGGCTTATTGGTGATCAACCACGAATACATTGACCAAAAAGCACTGCACGCTAATGGTCCTACATACGATGAAGGCAACCGCCCTAGCCTTGATGAAGTACGTAAAGAGATCAACGCACACGGCGTCAGTGTGGTTCGTGTGAAACTTGAAGGCAACCAATGGGTGATGGTCGATAACGATCCACTTAACCGCCGCTACACGGGCGCGACCGTAATGGATCTGTCTGGTCCTGTTGCTCACAGTGAATTTACCAAAACCAAGTTCTCACAAGACGGCAGCCAAGCTCGTGGCACGTTGAACAACTGTGGTAATGGCTACACGCCATGGGGCACTTACCTAACGTGTGAAGAAAACTGGCCAGGTTATTTCGTTAACAAAGGCGAGACAACGCCAGCGCAAGAACGTATTGGTATCGCTACCGACAAAACACGTTACGGCTGGGACACGCTTTCAGGCAACAAGCAAGAACGCTTAGACGAATTTGCACGCTTTGACGTAACACCAACAGGTGAGTCAGCAATGGACGATTACCGTAACGAAGCACACGGTCACGGCTACATCGTTGAAATCGACCCATACACAGCAAACTCTCGTGCTAAAAAACGTTCTGCACTGGGTTGTTTCCGCCATGAAGGCTGTACGTTTGGTAAGTTGACCGAAGGCGAGCCAATCGTATTCTACTCTGGTCACGATTCTCGCTTTGAATACCTTTACAAATTCGTTTCCGAAGAGAAATGGGACCCACGTGATGCAGATCCAAGCAATCGTCTAAGTGCGGGTGACAAGTACATGGACAAAGGCACACTGTATGTGGCTAAGTTCAACGATGACGGTTCAGGTACTTGGCTACCACTGACTCTGAGCAGCAAGACCGCAGACGGCGGCAAGCTAGGTGATTCATTTGATTCTCAAGCTGCACTTATTATCAATACAGCTGGTGCTGCCGACCTTGTTGGTGCAACGCCAATGGATCGCCCTGAATGGTGCTCTGTTGACCCAATGACAGGTACGGCTTACCTAACGCTGACTAATAACAACAAGCGTAAAGAAGCGAACTCTGCAAACCCTCGCGTAGACAACAAGTTCGGCCATGTTATCCGTTGGGATGAAGGCAAAACGGCAGGCGAGTTCGATTGGGATATCTTCGTATTTGGCTCTCCAGCAGTGGAAGATAAATCTATTAACCGCTCTGGTCTGACAGACATGAACCAGTTCGCGAGTCCTGACGGCTTAGCGTTTGATGCTCGTGGTATTTTATGGATTCAGACAGATAATGGCGCAGACGAAGTAACTGGTTACACCAATGACCAAATGCTGGCAGTGGTTCCATCTCAGTTAACGGATGACAACGGCAACAGCGCGGTGATTGATGCAAACAACCAAGCACAGCTTAAGCGCTTCTTTGTGGGTCCAAACGGTTGTGAAGTAACTGGCTTTACTATTAGCCCAGATTTCAAATCACTGTTTGTGAACATTCAACACCCAGCAAACTGGCCATCGTCTGAAGATGCAACGGCTCAAACTCAAGGCAATGTTCGCCCAAGAGCATCTACGGTTGTGATTCGTCGTGAAGACGGCGGTGAAATCGCGGTTTAA
- a CDS encoding spondin domain-containing protein: MNKRTQISLVISLAMLAFGAAQVQAAELEITVTNATKGIYFTPILAAAHDSSLFMFRTGETASAELESMAEGGDISGLSGVIANAGGVVVENPAAGILNPGVATTFDISTGDLEYLSLGAMLLPTNDGFVGLDSWKIPTQAGTYKATLNGYDAGTEANDELAGSMPNPPFITFGAGGTGVETAVSNAKVHIHPGNIGDSDAAGGISDLDSSSHRWLNPVATITIVVK, translated from the coding sequence ATGAATAAACGTACTCAAATCAGCTTAGTGATCAGCTTGGCTATGCTGGCCTTCGGAGCGGCTCAAGTTCAGGCTGCTGAGCTTGAAATCACTGTCACTAATGCAACGAAAGGGATCTACTTTACGCCTATCTTAGCAGCAGCTCATGACTCAAGCTTGTTCATGTTTAGAACGGGTGAAACGGCTTCTGCGGAACTAGAATCCATGGCCGAAGGTGGCGATATTTCAGGTTTATCTGGTGTCATTGCCAACGCGGGAGGCGTGGTGGTGGAGAATCCAGCGGCCGGAATTCTCAATCCGGGTGTCGCAACTACGTTTGATATCAGTACTGGCGATTTAGAGTACCTATCATTGGGTGCCATGCTGCTGCCGACTAACGACGGCTTTGTTGGTCTAGATAGCTGGAAAATCCCAACTCAAGCGGGCACCTACAAAGCGACTCTAAATGGTTATGACGCGGGTACAGAAGCCAATGATGAGCTGGCGGGCAGCATGCCGAACCCTCCATTCATTACCTTTGGTGCTGGTGGTACAGGTGTAGAAACGGCAGTATCAAACGCTAAGGTTCATATTCATCCGGGTAACATTGGTGATAGTGATGCGGCGGGCGGCATCAGTGACCTCGATAGCAGTAGTCATCGTTGGTTAAACCCTGTTGCAACTATCACCATTGTTGTGAAGTAA
- a CDS encoding LysE family translocator — protein MDSALLWAFIPTFFFVSITPGMCMTLALTLGMSVGYKRTLWMMIGELAGVAVVSIAAVLGIASIMLNYPWLFTGFKFVGAGYLFYLGVQMWRSRGKLAISTDNQTTKVSNDWDLVVQGFVTAIANPKGWAFMISLLPPFINSNKDLAPQLLILVSIILVSEFVCMTLYATGGKSLKHMLGKADNVKLMNRIAGTLMMGVGVWLFVS, from the coding sequence ATGGATAGCGCACTACTTTGGGCTTTTATTCCCACGTTTTTCTTCGTGTCAATCACGCCAGGTATGTGTATGACTTTGGCGTTGACGCTAGGCATGAGTGTTGGGTATAAGCGTACATTATGGATGATGATCGGTGAATTGGCTGGTGTTGCTGTGGTTTCTATTGCTGCGGTATTGGGTATCGCTTCTATCATGTTGAACTACCCATGGCTATTTACAGGCTTTAAGTTTGTGGGCGCAGGGTACTTGTTCTATTTGGGCGTTCAGATGTGGCGTTCGAGAGGCAAACTGGCGATCAGCACTGACAACCAAACAACAAAAGTCAGCAATGATTGGGACTTGGTGGTTCAAGGCTTCGTGACAGCTATCGCGAATCCGAAAGGTTGGGCATTCATGATTTCGTTATTGCCTCCTTTTATTAACAGCAATAAAGACTTAGCACCGCAGTTGTTGATTTTAGTGTCTATTATTCTGGTTTCTGAATTTGTCTGCATGACATTGTATGCTACGGGCGGTAAGAGCCTAAAACATATGTTGGGCAAAGCCGATAACGTTAAGTTGATGAACCGTATTGCTGGTACGTTGATGATGGGCGTTGGCGTGTGGTTGTTCGTTAGCTAA
- a CDS encoding DEAD/DEAH box helicase, with protein sequence MSFSSQGFAPELVKALTECGYEKLTPIQQKAIPMARKGHDIFATAQTGTGKTAAFSLPVIQHLLNSGKKASRGTARGLILAPTRELAAQIAQNIKDYVKYTDLSVSAVYGGNKMSSQVRQLELGVDILVATPGRLEEHLEAGNVSIANLEFLVFDEADRILDMGFINAVRKIMLDVETSPQIMMFSATTSTQLNQLSVDILRKPKRISVERENSTAATVGHVVYPVDQERKTELLSELIGRKNWRQVLVFVNYKETANDVVKELKLDGIKAVLCHGDKAQSARRRALDDFKEGRARVMVATDVAARGLDIEDLPHVINYDMPFLAEDYVHRIGRTGRAGKQGHAISFVNREEELTVVQVEKLIQQRIRRVEQPGYEPKKRDAYIEKLNTKSAYKNRQGRKNNANEEPQDQASAERRLTMMKRIKNRRK encoded by the coding sequence ATGTCATTTTCCTCTCAAGGTTTTGCTCCTGAATTAGTCAAAGCGTTGACTGAGTGTGGTTATGAAAAACTCACTCCAATTCAACAAAAAGCGATTCCAATGGCCCGTAAAGGCCATGATATTTTTGCTACTGCTCAAACCGGTACGGGTAAAACAGCGGCATTTTCATTGCCTGTTATCCAACACCTTTTGAACAGCGGTAAAAAGGCGTCTAGAGGAACGGCTCGCGGCCTTATTCTTGCTCCAACTCGTGAGCTTGCTGCGCAGATCGCTCAAAACATTAAAGACTACGTTAAATACACGGATCTAAGCGTTTCTGCGGTTTACGGTGGTAACAAGATGTCTTCGCAAGTTCGTCAACTAGAACTGGGTGTGGATATTTTGGTTGCAACACCTGGCCGTTTAGAAGAGCACTTAGAAGCGGGTAACGTGTCTATCGCAAACCTAGAATTCCTAGTATTTGATGAAGCTGACCGTATCCTTGATATGGGCTTTATCAATGCCGTTCGTAAGATCATGTTGGATGTAGAAACATCACCGCAAATCATGATGTTCTCTGCAACGACTTCTACTCAGTTAAACCAGCTGTCTGTTGATATTCTGCGTAAACCAAAACGTATTAGTGTTGAGCGCGAAAACTCAACGGCTGCTACTGTCGGTCACGTGGTTTACCCAGTGGATCAAGAACGTAAAACTGAACTGCTTTCTGAGCTTATCGGCCGTAAAAACTGGCGCCAAGTGCTTGTGTTCGTGAACTACAAAGAAACTGCGAACGATGTGGTTAAAGAGCTTAAGCTTGACGGTATTAAAGCGGTACTTTGTCACGGTGATAAAGCGCAAAGCGCTCGTCGTCGTGCTTTGGATGACTTCAAAGAAGGCAGAGCACGTGTGATGGTAGCAACCGACGTTGCGGCTCGTGGTCTTGATATCGAAGACTTGCCACACGTAATTAACTACGACATGCCTTTCCTAGCGGAAGATTACGTTCACCGTATTGGCCGTACAGGTCGTGCTGGTAAACAAGGTCACGCAATCTCTTTTGTTAACCGCGAAGAAGAGCTGACTGTTGTTCAAGTTGAAAAACTGATTCAACAACGTATTCGTCGTGTTGAACAACCGGGTTATGAACCGAAGAAACGTGATGCTTACATTGAGAAGCTGAACACTAAATCGGCTTACAAAAACCGCCAAGGTCGTAAGAACAACGCGAACGAAGAGCCACAAGATCAAGCAAGCGCTGAACGTCGTTTGACTATGATGAAGCGAATTAAAAACCGTCGTAAGTAA
- a CDS encoding YggL family protein, with the protein MKLDKIENKNRRLRKKLYLGEFAILGFEVSCKTSIADFDQYDVFIDEFIDFIDSIGLCFGGGGLELFEGFLCSIERYRSVTEAEQLQVAQWLEARAEVSKVEVSELIDANYAF; encoded by the coding sequence ATGAAATTAGATAAAATCGAAAACAAAAATCGCCGCCTACGCAAAAAGCTATACCTAGGTGAATTCGCGATTCTGGGTTTTGAAGTAAGCTGCAAGACTTCGATTGCTGATTTTGACCAATACGATGTGTTCATTGACGAATTCATTGATTTCATCGACAGCATCGGTCTGTGCTTTGGTGGCGGCGGCCTTGAGCTGTTTGAAGGTTTCTTATGCTCAATTGAGCGCTACCGTTCAGTAACAGAAGCAGAACAACTGCAAGTTGCACAATGGCTTGAAGCTCGTGCTGAAGTAAGCAAAGTGGAAGTTAGCGAATTGATTGACGCAAATTACGCGTTCTAA
- the clcA gene encoding H(+)/Cl(-) exchange transporter ClcA, translated as MTRREKIKQSLLAKMPRDAINQFLSRDKTPASVLFLSCIVGVLAGVVGTYFEVAVHFITETRTDWLKDEIGSHLPLWLAAFLISAAFAFIGYFLVHRFAPEAAGSGIPEIEGAMDGMRPVRWWRVLPVKFFGGMGALGSGMVLGREGPTVQMGGSIGRMVTDIFRVKDDDTRHSLLASGAAGGLAAAFNAPLAGIMFVVEEMRPQFRYSLISIKAVIISAVSANIVFRSINGQSAVITMPQYQPPELDALWLFLLLGVLFGLFGVIFNKLITLSQDLFVAIHKNDRKRYLMTGTLLGGCFGLLLLYIPELTGGGIGIIPNITNGSYSANVLLLIFLGRVLTTLLCFGSGAPGGIFAPMLALGTLFGYAFGLIAAAFFPELNIEPGMFAIAGMGALFAATVRAPITGILLVIEMTNNYYLILPLIITCLGAVIIAQMLGGQPIYSQLLNRTLKNEKLRQQDLPQQEEVR; from the coding sequence ATGACCAGAAGAGAGAAAATTAAGCAGTCCTTACTAGCCAAAATGCCAAGGGATGCTATTAATCAATTTCTCTCAAGAGATAAGACCCCAGCTTCGGTTCTCTTTCTTTCTTGTATTGTGGGTGTACTTGCGGGCGTTGTGGGTACTTATTTCGAAGTTGCGGTTCATTTCATCACAGAAACTCGTACTGACTGGTTGAAAGATGAAATCGGTAGCCATTTACCACTGTGGCTTGCTGCTTTCCTTATTAGTGCTGCATTCGCCTTTATTGGCTATTTCCTCGTTCACCGATTTGCTCCAGAAGCTGCAGGGTCAGGTATCCCTGAAATCGAAGGTGCAATGGACGGCATGCGCCCTGTTCGATGGTGGAGAGTATTACCCGTAAAATTCTTTGGCGGCATGGGCGCACTCGGTTCAGGTATGGTGTTAGGCCGTGAAGGGCCAACCGTTCAAATGGGCGGCAGTATTGGTCGTATGGTCACAGATATCTTTCGAGTCAAAGATGATGACACTCGCCACTCACTGTTAGCTTCAGGTGCCGCTGGTGGCTTAGCCGCCGCATTCAACGCACCGCTAGCTGGCATCATGTTTGTGGTTGAGGAGATGAGACCACAGTTTCGCTACTCACTCATATCAATCAAAGCTGTCATCATCTCAGCAGTTTCAGCCAACATTGTATTTCGTTCTATCAATGGCCAATCTGCCGTTATCACAATGCCTCAGTACCAGCCGCCTGAACTCGACGCACTTTGGTTGTTCTTATTGTTAGGTGTGTTATTCGGTCTGTTTGGTGTAATTTTCAATAAGCTGATTACGCTTTCCCAAGACCTGTTTGTGGCGATCCACAAGAATGACCGTAAACGCTACTTGATGACAGGCACCCTACTTGGCGGTTGTTTTGGCTTGTTGCTACTCTATATACCTGAATTAACTGGTGGTGGTATTGGTATCATCCCGAACATCACGAATGGCAGCTACAGCGCCAATGTGTTGTTGCTGATTTTCTTAGGTCGAGTCCTCACTACCCTGCTTTGTTTCGGCTCTGGTGCACCAGGCGGTATCTTTGCACCAATGCTTGCGCTAGGAACACTCTTTGGTTATGCGTTCGGGCTTATCGCAGCGGCATTCTTTCCTGAACTGAATATTGAACCGGGTATGTTTGCCATTGCTGGCATGGGAGCCTTGTTTGCCGCCACCGTGCGAGCGCCTATCACTGGTATTCTGTTGGTTATTGAAATGACCAATAACTACTACCTGATCCTGCCGTTAATCATCACCTGCTTAGGTGCGGTAATCATTGCTCAAATGTTAGGTGGACAGCCAATTTACAGTCAACTGCTTAACCGTACGCTTAAAAACGAGAAGCTAAGACAACAAGATCTCCCTCAACAAGAGGAAGTGCGTTAA
- a CDS encoding response regulator transcription factor translates to MNSAAVNLMANILLVEDDDDLAELVQMHLKFQGHNVIRANVIEKAQALYKEGHFDLIVLDRGLPDGDGLDFCRMLRQQEDWTPVLMLTARDAELDKVSGLEAGVDDYITKPFSVLEFQARVRNVLRRLSHVESATQEVVAAESIMNFGGLTIQPERHQVSLNNQDVPLTATEFTLLHFLATRPGRVYSKDELLDHVWNTHHSGYHHTVCSTVNRLRTKLAMPNSDDDFIKTVWGVGYKFESKA, encoded by the coding sequence ATGAATAGTGCTGCGGTAAATTTGATGGCAAACATATTGTTGGTTGAAGACGATGACGACTTGGCTGAACTGGTGCAGATGCATCTTAAGTTCCAAGGGCATAACGTAATCAGAGCTAATGTGATTGAAAAGGCTCAGGCGCTCTATAAAGAGGGTCATTTCGATTTGATCGTACTGGATCGTGGCTTACCAGACGGTGATGGACTCGATTTCTGTCGAATGTTGCGTCAGCAAGAGGATTGGACGCCAGTACTCATGCTCACCGCAAGGGATGCTGAGCTAGATAAAGTGTCAGGCTTAGAAGCCGGTGTTGATGACTACATAACGAAACCTTTCAGCGTTCTCGAGTTTCAAGCAAGAGTGAGGAACGTGCTTCGCCGTTTAAGCCATGTCGAATCAGCGACTCAAGAGGTTGTGGCAGCAGAATCGATTATGAATTTTGGTGGGCTCACTATTCAACCTGAACGCCATCAGGTGTCACTCAATAACCAAGACGTACCGCTGACTGCTACCGAGTTTACCTTACTTCATTTCTTAGCAACCCGTCCGGGACGTGTGTATAGCAAAGACGAGCTGCTCGATCATGTTTGGAATACTCATCACTCTGGCTATCACCATACCGTGTGTAGCACAGTCAACCGTCTAAGAACCAAGCTTGCGATGCCGAATAGTGATGATGATTTCATTAAAACCGTTTGGGGTGTTGGCTATAAGTTTGAGTCAAAAGCTTAG
- a CDS encoding spondin domain-containing protein, translating to MKARILFIAASVAVLAGCPDDDDDYYRYDVSVTNLTPNQPMSPLAVLTHNTNFDLFEIGQSASVDLEYLAEGGSNAQLLALSESDANVYQGISGNGLILSGEQDTVSIRVDPNQEGYISVASMLVNTNDAFVGESGLSLKSLAVGDTFTMNMNVWDSGTELNDELAATIPGPAGGGEGFNTTRDDTDVVSFHSGVISQDDGLTTSTLSANHRFLNPGARITITRTE from the coding sequence ATGAAAGCTAGAATTCTATTTATCGCTGCATCAGTAGCTGTGTTAGCGGGTTGTCCGGACGATGACGACGATTACTATCGTTATGATGTGAGTGTTACTAACCTCACCCCTAATCAACCAATGTCACCACTCGCGGTGTTGACTCACAATACGAATTTTGACCTGTTTGAAATTGGGCAAAGTGCTTCTGTCGATCTTGAATACTTGGCGGAAGGGGGCAGCAATGCACAATTGCTTGCGCTCAGTGAAAGTGACGCAAATGTATATCAGGGCATCTCAGGCAATGGGCTGATTCTTTCAGGTGAGCAAGACACGGTGTCTATTCGTGTCGACCCAAATCAAGAAGGGTATATCTCAGTTGCTTCAATGTTGGTGAATACCAATGATGCGTTTGTCGGCGAATCCGGTTTATCGCTCAAGTCCTTGGCGGTGGGTGACACCTTTACGATGAACATGAATGTTTGGGATTCGGGAACTGAACTGAACGATGAGCTTGCTGCAACCATTCCGGGACCAGCAGGCGGTGGTGAAGGTTTTAATACCACACGAGACGATACCGATGTAGTGAGTTTCCACTCTGGCGTAATCAGCCAAGATGACGGCCTTACGACTTCTACTTTAAGTGCCAATCATCGCTTCCTTAACCCCGGTGCAAGAATCACCATTACTCGAACTGAGTAA